In a genomic window of Diabrotica undecimpunctata isolate CICGRU chromosome 2, icDiaUnde3, whole genome shotgun sequence:
- the LOC140435136 gene encoding uncharacterized protein encodes MKTFLILSCVALAVIAAPGAKDAKPSEKTKRHLGENLYYFDSLPQTYSAPLVDNSVLLSNSAQFYSAPVVRQEVAHHTVHNVINKVPVAIEQPIAVPITKTVKVVQPYPVAVEKPLPVQVRVNVPYAVEKPYAVQVPYQVPYQVRVKVPYTVEKPYPVTITKTVPVAVEKPVYVKVPEVVKVPVAQPYPVAVQRKVAVTVPEPLVVKVPELINVHHNIYKQPVVRQQVVEQVSLPVYSQQVYGQEYGLSSGLQSSQIISGEFLTSEQAPPCPLSHGHNKDSFGSYGKHIIFARNADKDAQKH; translated from the coding sequence ATTTTATCTTGCGTTGCATTGGCTGTTATTGCCGCACCCGGAGCTAAGGATGCCAAACCCTCCGAAAAGACTAAACGTCATCTAGGAGAGAACTTGTACTACTTTGATTCCTTGCCACAAACATACAGTGCCCCACTTGTAGACAACTCCGTTCTTTTGTCCAACTCAGCTCAATTCTACAGTGCTCCTGTTGTGAGACAAGAAGTTGCTCATCACACTGTCCACAACGTAATCAATAAAGTACCAGTTGCCATCGAACAACCCATTGCTGTACCTATCACCAAAACTGTTAAAGTAGTCCAACCCTACCCAGTTGCCGTTGAGAAACCTCTTCCAGTACAAGTTAGAGTAAACGTACCATACGCAGTTGAAAAACCTTACGCCGTCCAAGTGCCATACCAAGTTCCATACCAAGTTAGAGTAAAGGTACCATACACAGTAGAAAAACCTTATCCAGTTACAATCACCAAAACTGTACCTGTAGCTGTTGAGAAACCCGTATACGTCAAAGTACCAGAGGTAGTCAAAGTACCAGTTGCTCAACCCTACCCAGTTGCTGTCCAACGTAAAGTAGCTGTAACTGTACCTGAACCACTTGTTGTTAAAGTACCTGAACTCATCAACGTACACCACAACATCTACAAACAGCCCGTTGTCCGCCAGCAAGTAGTTGAACAAGTCAGCTTGCCAGTATACAGCCAACAAGTGTACGGACAAGAATACGGTCTTTCATCTGGTCTCCAATCCTCTCAAATCATCTCAGGTGAATTTCTAACAAGTGAACAAGCTCCCCCATGCCCCTTGAGCCACGGTCACAACAAGGACAGCTTCGGATCATACGGTAAACACATCATCTTTGCCCGTAACGCAGACAAAGATGCCCAGAAACACTAA